One window of Podarcis raffonei isolate rPodRaf1 chromosome 15, rPodRaf1.pri, whole genome shotgun sequence genomic DNA carries:
- the C15H11orf52 gene encoding uncharacterized protein C11orf52 homolog translates to MGNRCCCCVWNCPSPFKRKKEKPGTRIIKSSTQQHPESKKGMDVGPVYDDVSEFPVYATVSKPKSMKRDDSSVHYADIQVFSKIRERSAEEVKTFQSQNTTEYATLNFPRATLKYDSKNGTLV, encoded by the exons ATGGGCAAccggtgctgctgctgcgtctG GAACTGCCCTTCGCCGTTTAAGCGGAAAAAAGAAAAGCCAG GTACAAGAATCATTAAGTCAAGCACCCAGCAGCACCCAGAGAGCAAGAAG GGAATGGATGTTGGGCCCGTTTATGACGATGTGTCTGAGTTCCCAGTCTATGCCACCGTGAGCAAGCCGAAGAGCATGAAGCGCGACGACAGCAGCGTGCATTACGCAGACATACAGGTCTTCAGCAAAATACGGGAGCGCTCAGCTGAAGAGGTGAAGACCTTCCAATCCCAGAACACTACAGAATATGCCACCCTCAACTTCCCCCGGGCTACACTGAAGTATGACAGTAAGAATGGCACTCTGGTGTAA